Within the Salinibacterium sp. TMP30 genome, the region CGGATCTCCTGAATATTGGAGACAACCTTCTTGTGGAGCGAGTTGGGATCGCGCGGGCTGGGAACGACCACGAAAACAACCTGACCGGGCTCAATGAGAGCGATCGGACCGTGCTTGAGCTCACCAGCGGCAAATCCCTCAGCGTGAATGTACGCCAATTCCTTGAGCTTCAGTGCGCCCTCAAGAGCGATCGGGTAACCCACGTGACGGCCCAAGAAGAGCACCGACTGGGTGTCCGTCATCCAATGAGCCAACTGCTTAATCGACTGAGAGGTAACCAAGACTTCAGAGATCTTGTCCGGGATCGCCTGCAATTCGGCAACGTTCTCACGAATTGCCTCATCGCTGAGCGTGCCCCGCACACCCGCAATGTGCAGCCCAATCAAGTACAGCGCAGTCACCTGAGCCACGAAGGCCTTCGTGGATGCCACAGCAACTTCAGGACCAGCGTGCGTGTAGACCACAGCGTGTGACTCGCGCGGAATCGTTGCGCCGTGCGTGTTGCACACGGAAACAACCTTTGCGCCGGATTCCATAGCGAACTTGACCGCCATGAGTGTGTCCATGGTCTCGCCAGACTGGCTGATCGAGATCACGAGGGTGCGCTCCGTGAGAATCGGGTTGCGGTAGCGGAACTCGTGAGCCAGCTCAACATCCACCGGAACACGGGCCCACGCCTCGATAGCGTACTTGCCAAGCATCCCCGCGTAGGCCGCAGTTCCGCACGCAATGACAACGATGCGGTCGATGTTCGCGATGATCTCGTCACCGAGCGGCTCGAACTCGGTGAGCTTGACGAGCCCATCCTGAACGCGACCAAGAATTGTGTTGGCTACGGCATCCGGCTCTTCACTGATCTCCTTCGCCATGAAGCTCGACCAACCGCCTTTTTCGGAGGCCGAAGCATCCCAGGCGATATCAAACTCGTCAACCTCAACAGGGTTGCCATCGAAGTCGATGACCTCAACAGAGTCGGGGCGGATCGTGACGATCTGGTCTTGGCCGATAGCGACGGCGCGACGAGTGAACTCGACGAAAGCAGCGACATCTGAGCCCAAGAAGTTTTCTCCGTCACCCAAACCGATCACCAAGGGTGAGTTGCGGCGAGCACCAACAACAACACCGGGCTGGTCTTCGTGAACCGCGAGCAGAGTGAATGCCCCCTCAAGGCGGGCAACAACACCGCGCAAGGCTGCCGTAAGGTCGCCAGTCTTTTCGTATTCGCGACCGACGAGAATTGCCGCTACCTCGGTATCGGTCTCGCTGGCAAAAGTTTCTCCCTCGGCCAGCAGCTCGTTCTTTAGCTCAGAGAAGTTCTCGATGATGCCGTTGTGAATGAGAGCAAGCTTCGAGTCGCGACTCAAATGCGGGTGCGCATTCACATCGGTGGGGCCACCGTGGGTAGCCCACCGCGTGTGACCGATGCCCGTAGAACCGTTACCGAGAGGTGTTTCGGCAAGGTCATCCAGCAGCATCTGAAGTTTGCCAGCACGCTTGCGTGTTCTGAGCACCCCAGCCTCGTCGATAATAGCGACCCCAGCGGAGTCGTAACCCCGGTATTCGAGACGTTTGAGACCACCGAGGAGAACCTCAAGGCTTTTGTTGTCACCGACGTAACCCACAATTCCACACATAGAAACGAGTTTAGTTCCCCAAGCTGGGTATCGGTGCGCCGTTAGGATGAAGGCGATGCACGAAAACGGCTCCGCACACGCTCAAATCTCTCCCTTTCTCGAAATCGATCGGAGCGATTGGAGCGGACTTGCGCCAAAAATGGAAGTTCCGCTCACCCAAGCAGAGCTAATCGAACTCCGCGGACTCGGCGACGAACTCGACCTCACCGAAGTCTCAGAGGTCTATCTTCCGCTGAGTCGACTACTCAACCTGTATGCAGAAAACGCTCAGCGACTTCATGCCGCCACCACGCAGTTTCTCGGCGCCACAACCACAAGCACACCATTCGTCATTGGCGTTGCCGGCTCGGTAGCCGTCGGAAAGTCCACCATCGCGCGACTGCTGCGCGAACTTCTCTCGCGCTGGGACGGCACCCCCCACGTCGAACTCATCACCACCGACGGGTTTTTGCACCCCAATGCCGAGCTAGAACGCCGCGGCATCCTCGAACGAAAAGGGTTTCCCGAAAGCTACGACCGTCGGGCACTATTGCGGTTCGTCAGCAAGATTAAAGCTGGCGTCGCTGAAGTGCGCGCTCCGTTCTATTCGCACCTGGCCTACGACATCATCCCGGATGCCGCTATAACAGTGCGCAAACCCGACGTGCTCATCGTCGAAGGGCTCAACGTTTTGCAACCGCCGACGCCCGGCAACAGGCTCGCCGTCAGCGACCTCTTCGACTTCACAATCTATGTGGATGCCCGCACAAGTGACATCGCTCGCTGGTACGAGGAGCGCTTCCTTCGCCTCCAGCGCGGGGCGTTCAGTAACCCGCGTTCATACTTCCACCGCTTTGCCGATCTCAGCGAGAGCGCCGCCCGCGCACGCGCCCAACAGGTCTGGAAGCTCACCAACGAACCCAACCTCGTCCAGAACGTATTGCCGACGCGACCTCGCGCATCACTGATCCTGCGTAAAGATGCCAACCATGCGGTCTCGAAAGTGTTGTTGCGTAAGACCTAGCGTGGCGCGCTGCCACTATTCACGGGGATCGGCCGGTGTCTAGTTGGCCATTGTCGAATCGGGCAGTGTCGCGTTGGCCGGTATCGGATCGGCGAGCTCGGGGCGGAATTAGTTGCCGAGCTGAGCACGGACGACTGCGGCAAGGCGATCGGCCATCTGTTGTGCAACCTCTTGGCGCTCCGCCTCAACCATCACGCGAACCATTGGCTCCGTTCCCGATGCGCGCAGCAGCACCCGGCCCGTTTCGCCCAGTTCTGCCTCCACAGCGGCAACCGCATCCGCGATTACGCTGTCGGAGCCCAGCGAGTGATGGTCGACGCCCCGCACGTTCACGAGAACTTGCGGGTACACCGTCATTACTGAAGCCAACTCGGCAAGCGTCTTGCCCGTTCGCTCCATTTCGGCAACAAGATGAAGGCCGGTGAGGATGCCGTCGCCGGTGGTCGCGAACTTGGTCATGATGACGTGACCAGACTGCTCCCCGCCGAGGGAAAGGCCGTGCTCACCGAGTGCTTCGAGCACGTAACGATCGCCGACCTTGGTTTCGAGCATCTTAATGTTGTTCTCGGCCATGGCGCGGCGAAGCCCCAGATTGCTCATGACGGTCGCAACCAGGGTGCGGTCTTGAAGAACACCGCGCTCGGCCATCGATACCGCCAGAATCGCCATGATCTGGTCACCATCAACGACCTTGCCGTCTTTGTCGACGGCGAGACAGCGATCAGCGTCACCATCATGGGCGATACCAATATCTGCGCCGTGCGCGAGCACTGCCACAGCGAGGTTGTCGAGATGGGTCGATCCGACACCGTCGTTGATGTTGATGCCATCGGGGTCTGCACCGATGACCGTGACCTTGGCCCCGGCATCCGTAAACACCTGTGGCGATACTCCGGAGGCCGCGCCGTGAGCGCAGTCGAGCACAACGTGGATGCCGCCGAGCTGGTTAGGTAGTGTCGACAACAGGTGCACGACGTAGCGGTCTTCAGCGTCGGCGAATCGTCGAATGCGGCCAACCTCAACGCCCGTCGGAGCGAGGCTGGGGGCTGCGAGTGCTGCTTCGATGCGGTCTTCGACCTCATCGGGAAGTTTGGTGCCGCCCTGACCGAAGAACTTAATTCCGTTGTCGGGGGCGGGATTGTGCGACGCGGAGATCATGACTCCGAGGTCGGCTTTGAAGTCAGCGACGAGGAATGCTGCTGCGGGGGTGGGGATTACTCCGGCGTCGAAGACATCGACGCCAGAGCTCGCGAGCCCCGCGGATACCGCGGCTGAGATGAACTCACCGGATACCCGCGGGTCGCGTGCGACTACGGCAACGGGTCGACGGCCGGAAGCTCGACGACCATCGGCGACTCGGCCCTGACCCAGTACGACAGCTGCCGACTGAGCCAGGCCAAGTGCGAGCTCTACAGTAAGATCGCTGTTCGCGAGTCCGCGAACGCCATCCGTACCAAAAAGACGTGCCATGCGTTGCCGCTAGCGCGTGAAGCGCGTTAGCGCTTCGAGAACTGCGGAGCCTTACGCGCCTTCTTGAGTCCAGCCTTCTTACGCTCCTTGACGCGAGCGTCACGGGTAAGGAAGCCAGCCTTCTTGAGGATCGCGCGGTTGTTCTCTTCATCGATCTGGTTGAGCGAACGAGAGATGCCTAGACGCAGCGCGCCAGCCTGACCCGAAGGGCCGCCGCCGGTGATGCGTGCGATTACGTCGTAACCACCGAGCAGGTCAAGAACCTTGAAGGGGTCATTGATGAGCTGCTGGTGAAGCTTGTTGGGGAAGTACTCGGCGAACTCACGGCCGTTGACCGTGATGGTGCCCGAACCAGGAACGAGGCGAACGCGGGCAATTGCCTGCTTGCGACGTCCGACGGCTGCGCCGGGAACGGTGAGAACGGGGCGAGGCGCTGCGGGCGCCTCGGTTGCTGCCGATTCCGTCGTGTACGACTCGGGAGCACCCTCGGTGATTGAATCTTCGATCTTGGCCACTGTTTTAAGTCCTTAAGTCTTGGCTACGTAAAGCGCGGGCGCTACTGAGCGACCTGGGTGAGGGTATACGGGGTTGGCTGCTGAGCAGCGTGAGGGTGCTCAGTACCCGCGTATACCTTCAGCTTGGTGAGCTGAGCGCGACCGAGTGAGTTCTTGGGGAGCATTCCACGGATTGCCTTTTCAACGGCACGCGTGGGGTGCTTCTCCAACATCTCGGAGTACGTGGTGGCCGTGAGCCCGCCCGGGTAACCGGAGTGACGGTAGGCCTTCTTCTGCGCGAGCTTGGAGCCCGTGAGGGCAACCTTCTCAGCGTTGATGATAATGACGAAGTCACCCATGTCCATGTGGGGAGCAAAGGTGGCCTTGTGCTTTCCACGGAGCAAAACTGCTGCGTGGCTGGCGAGGCGGCCGAGAACGATGTCGGTTGCGTCGATGATGACCCATTCCCGCTTGACGTCGTCGGGCTTGGGCGAATATGTGCGCGTCACAATAGTGCTGCTTTCATTGATCGAGTGAGGTGTTCGTGAATCCCGCTCCGATGGTTGTTTCAGAAGAAACAATTCCGGTTGGAGGGCTCATGATCGGATGTTGCACCCTATAGTGCAGACACCAAGGGTCAACAGTAGCCCAACTTCCGCCACGCAGCAAACGCTCCGCGGTGACCGGTCGAGGCTCCCTCGTGGCTAGTCGAGCGGATCGCGATGAGATCGCGTGAGTTCTGCACGCGCGGCGAGCCCGTCAGCTGGCGGATAGCCCACTTCGACGAGCGTGAGACCTTTAGCGGGCATGACCTTGTACTCACTCCCCTTCGAACGCTCATCGCGAATGTCGACCGGACGCGAGATATCCAGCTTGCCCTGCCCCACAAATACGCCAGCACCCACGAGCGACCGCACCATGCTGTGACAGAAAGCGTCTGCCCGAACTTCGGCAACGATGATGCCCTCCTCGTTGCGTCTCCAACTGAAATGCTCAAGCCATCTCACTGTCGAGGCACCCTCCCGAGGTTTGCAGTATGCGGCCCAGTCATGGAGCCCTAGCAATTCCTTTGCGGCCACATTCATCGCGTCAACATCGAGCGTCGCCGGATACCAGACCGTGTGATTTCGGTACCGAGGATCCCGAGGCGACTCGTTGTCGGCAATCCGGTACTCATACCGGCGCCACAGCGGCGAAAAGCGGGCATCGAAACCGTCGGCCGCTATCACTGACTGCGACACATGAATGTCAGCCTCAAGCCCCGCGATGCCATTAATCCTTCGAGCCAAAGATGCGGGCCCATCGTAGCGCCTGCCGCCAAGGTTCCCCCGACGCGGACGATCGAGGCTGTGCAACTGGGCGTCAGTAAGGTCAAGGTGCGCCACCTGGCCGCTCGCGTGCACACCGGCATCCGTACGGCCGGCAACAACAAGCGACGGGATCACGCCGAAGCGCCGGAAGATCACGCCGAGTGCGTCTTCAATCGTGCCCTGAACGGTGCGGAGGACCGGCTGCTTTCCCCATCCGAAGAAGTTGGTGCCGTCGTAGGAAATGTCGAGTCGCAGACGAGTCGAGTGGGGATCACGGGTCTCGCCACCATCGCGGTCGACATTCGGCTCATTCGCCGGGTTTGCGGCTGCCGTCTGATCCATAGTGCAATCCTATTTCACCAAGAAAACCCCGGCCCGCTCGAGGCGGAACCGGGGTTTTCTCAAACGAAGAAAGTTACTTCTCTTCTGCAGTCTCCGCAGCAGCGTCCTCAGCAGGAGCCTCAACGGCTACATCTTCGGTTGCAACGTCGCTGGCAGCAGTGTCGTCTGCGGCAGGAGCTTCTTGGGCGGCGGGCTCTTCTGCAGCGGCCTTTGGCTCTGCCTTAGCAGCGGCCTTAGGTGACTTCTTCTTAGGCGTTACGGGCTCAAGAACGAGCTCCATCTGAACCATCGACGCGTTGTCACCCTTGCGGAAACCAAGCTTCGTGATGCGGGTGTAGCCGCCATCACGGTGCTCGACCTGCGGAGCGATGACAGTGAAGAGTTCGTGGATGACGGTCTTGTCGCCAATGATTCCCATTGCGCGGCGACGGTTGTGCAGGTCACCCTTCTTCGCAAAGGTGATCAGACGCTCGGCCACGGGACGCAGGCGCTTTGCCCGAGTTTCGGTGGTCTTGATGCTTTTGTGTGTGAACAGGGCTGCTGCCAGGTTGGCGAGCATGAGGCGCTCGTGCGCTGGTCCACCGCCGAGACGCGGGCCCTTAGTAGGTGTAGGCATTTTCTAGTTCTCCAGTGTCAAAGGTTCGAGCCAGCGGCTCAAGCGTTGGTCTCGTCGTCGGCGTATCCGCCGTAGAAGTGCGCGCCGTCAAATCCGGGAACGCTGTCTTTCAACGACAATCCCATTTCGACGAGCTTGTCGCGTACTTCATCAACCGACTTCTGACCAAAGTTGCGGATGTTCATGAGCTGGGTCTCCGAAAGAGCCACCAGTTCACTTACAGTGTTGATTCCTTCGCGCTTGAGGCAGTTGTAGCTGCGCACCGAAAGATCAAGGTCTTCGATCGGCATGCTGAGTTCAGTCGACAGCACGGCGTCAACCGGTGCAGGACCAATCTCAATACCCTCGGCTGCCGTGTTGAGCTCGCGAGCGAGTCCGAACAGTTCGGTTAGCGTGCGACCGGCTGAAGCAATGGCGTCACGCGGGGTGATTGCCGACTTGGTTTCGACATCCACAACCAGACGGTCAAAGTCGGTACGCTCACCCGCACGAGTTGCCTCGACGCGGTAGGTGACCTTGAGCACGGGCGAGTAGATCGAGTCAACCGGAATCTGGCCGGCTTCGCTGAATTCGCTGCGGTTCTGGGTTGCAGTGACGTAACCGCGGCCACGCTCGATCGTCAGCTCAAGTTCGAACTTGGCCTTGTCGTTGAGGGTCGCGATAACGAGCTCGGGGTTGTGGATCTCTACACCAGCAGGTGCAGAGATGTCAGCGGCGGTGACCTCACCAGCGCCCTGCTTGCGCAGGTAAGCGGTGATTGGTTCGTCGTGCTCGCTCGAGACAACGAGGTTCTTGATGTTGAGGATGACCTCGGTGACGTCTTCTTTTACACCGGCGACGGTGCTGAACTCGTGGAGCACGCCGTCGATACGGATGCTGGTGACAGCTGCTCCGGGGATCGACGAAAGAAGGGTACGACGGATTGAGTTTCCGAGGGTGTAACCGAAACCGGGTTCAAGCGGCTCGATAACGAACCGTGAACGGAATTCGGAGATGTTCTCCTCAGCAAGGGTGGGACGCTGTGCAATGAGCACTGGTGATTCCTTTCGGCAAAGTGTCCGCTATATGACACTTGTGGGCGACGGGTGGCTGGCCCGACGTTTTTATTGAATTGTGCGCTGGAACTGTGAGCGAGGGCCGCAAGCGACCCTCGCCACGACGCCAGCACTAGCGAGTTGCCTCGCTAGTACGGCGTAAAACTAAACGCGACGACGCTTGGGCGGACGGCAACCATTGTGCGTCTGCGGGGTTACGTCGTTGATCGAACCCACTTCGAGGCCAGCGGCCTGCAGCGAACGAATCGCAGTTTCGCGACCCGAACCCGGTCCCTTGACGAAAACGTCTACCTTCTTGACACCGTGCTCTTGAGCCTGGCGTGCAGCCGACTCAGCAGACATCTGTGCGGCGTAAGGGGTCGACTTGCGCGAACCCTTGAAGCCGACGACACCTGACGAGGACCAGCTCAGTACTGCGCCGGTGGGGTCGGTGATGGTAACGATGGTGTTGTTGAACGTTGACTTGATGTGAGCCTGGCCCACTGCAACATTCTTCTTTTCTTTACGACGCGGCTTACGAGCGGCCGATTTTGGTGCTGCCATTGTTTTCTCCTAAAACTGTGATGGCGACGACACGGGGAGTGAACCCAGGGTCTATCGGGCCTTCTTCTTGCCGGCTACGGTGCGCTTCGGGCCCTTGCGGGTACGAGCGTTGGTCTTCGTGCGCTGTCCATGAACGGGCAGCCCCTTGCGGTGACGGATGCCCTGGTAGCTGCCGATTTCAACCTTGCGGCGAATGTCTGCTGCAACCTCACGACGAAGGTCACCTTCTACCTGGAAGTTTGCCTCGATGTAGTCACGAAGCGCGATGAGCTGGTCATCGGTCAGATCGTGAACGCGAATTTCTCCGCTGATTTGGGTGTCGGCGAGGGTTTTGAGTGCCCTCGTGCGGCCAACACCATAAATGTAAGTCAGTGCGACCTCTACACGCTTGTCGCGTGGGATGTCGACGCCGGCTAGACGTGCCATAGTGGCTTCTCCTGTTAGTGAGTGGAGGTCTGTAGCAACGCCGGTGCACCGGCCTCCAACCGGTGGTGTCCCCGCACCTCGCTTGCGCGAGTTGTGGATCTGGTGCTGCTAGTTCTGTGTATTGAGTTATGTGGCGATTGCTCGCCGGCTGCGATCTGCTCGCGGAAGCTTTAGCCCTGGCGTTGCTTGTGGCGCGGGTTCGACTTGCAGATGATCATGACGCGTCCGTTGCGGCGAATAACGCGGCAGTGGTCGCACATGGGCTTGACGCTGGGGTTAACCTTCATTACTTTTCCTTGTGAATCGCTGTCTTCGTTCCACTTATCCCGCAAAGGAAGAGTGGACGTTACTTTCCAGCGCTCGCTACTTGTAGCGGTAGGTGATCCGGCCGCGAGTCAGGTCATACGGGCTCAGCTCTACAACCACACGGTCCTCCGGAAGGATTCGAATGTAGTTCTGTCGCATTTTGCCGGAGATGTGCGCGAGCACTACGTGGCCGTTACTCAACTCAACACGAAACATCGCGTTGGGCA harbors:
- the glmS gene encoding glutamine--fructose-6-phosphate transaminase (isomerizing), with the protein product MCGIVGYVGDNKSLEVLLGGLKRLEYRGYDSAGVAIIDEAGVLRTRKRAGKLQMLLDDLAETPLGNGSTGIGHTRWATHGGPTDVNAHPHLSRDSKLALIHNGIIENFSELKNELLAEGETFASETDTEVAAILVGREYEKTGDLTAALRGVVARLEGAFTLLAVHEDQPGVVVGARRNSPLVIGLGDGENFLGSDVAAFVEFTRRAVAIGQDQIVTIRPDSVEVIDFDGNPVEVDEFDIAWDASASEKGGWSSFMAKEISEEPDAVANTILGRVQDGLVKLTEFEPLGDEIIANIDRIVVIACGTAAYAGMLGKYAIEAWARVPVDVELAHEFRYRNPILTERTLVISISQSGETMDTLMAVKFAMESGAKVVSVCNTHGATIPRESHAVVYTHAGPEVAVASTKAFVAQVTALYLIGLHIAGVRGTLSDEAIRENVAELQAIPDKISEVLVTSQSIKQLAHWMTDTQSVLFLGRHVGYPIALEGALKLKELAYIHAEGFAAGELKHGPIALIEPGQVVFVVVPSPRDPNSLHKKVVSNIQEIRARGARVIAIAEKGDAAVLPFADEVIPIPLAGSFFEPLLAVIPLHIFGMELSAAKGLDVDQPRNLAKSVTVE
- the coaA gene encoding type I pantothenate kinase codes for the protein MHENGSAHAQISPFLEIDRSDWSGLAPKMEVPLTQAELIELRGLGDELDLTEVSEVYLPLSRLLNLYAENAQRLHAATTQFLGATTTSTPFVIGVAGSVAVGKSTIARLLRELLSRWDGTPHVELITTDGFLHPNAELERRGILERKGFPESYDRRALLRFVSKIKAGVAEVRAPFYSHLAYDIIPDAAITVRKPDVLIVEGLNVLQPPTPGNRLAVSDLFDFTIYVDARTSDIARWYEERFLRLQRGAFSNPRSYFHRFADLSESAARARAQQVWKLTNEPNLVQNVLPTRPRASLILRKDANHAVSKVLLRKT
- the glmM gene encoding phosphoglucosamine mutase, coding for MARLFGTDGVRGLANSDLTVELALGLAQSAAVVLGQGRVADGRRASGRRPVAVVARDPRVSGEFISAAVSAGLASSGVDVFDAGVIPTPAAAFLVADFKADLGVMISASHNPAPDNGIKFFGQGGTKLPDEVEDRIEAALAAPSLAPTGVEVGRIRRFADAEDRYVVHLLSTLPNQLGGIHVVLDCAHGAASGVSPQVFTDAGAKVTVIGADPDGININDGVGSTHLDNLAVAVLAHGADIGIAHDGDADRCLAVDKDGKVVDGDQIMAILAVSMAERGVLQDRTLVATVMSNLGLRRAMAENNIKMLETKVGDRYVLEALGEHGLSLGGEQSGHVIMTKFATTGDGILTGLHLVAEMERTGKTLAELASVMTVYPQVLVNVRGVDHHSLGSDSVIADAVAAVEAELGETGRVLLRASGTEPMVRVMVEAERQEVAQQMADRLAAVVRAQLGN
- the rpsI gene encoding 30S ribosomal protein S9, whose protein sequence is MAKIEDSITEGAPESYTTESAATEAPAAPRPVLTVPGAAVGRRKQAIARVRLVPGSGTITVNGREFAEYFPNKLHQQLINDPFKVLDLLGGYDVIARITGGGPSGQAGALRLGISRSLNQIDEENNRAILKKAGFLTRDARVKERKKAGLKKARKAPQFSKR
- the rplM gene encoding 50S ribosomal protein L13 gives rise to the protein MTRTYSPKPDDVKREWVIIDATDIVLGRLASHAAVLLRGKHKATFAPHMDMGDFVIIINAEKVALTGSKLAQKKAYRHSGYPGGLTATTYSEMLEKHPTRAVEKAIRGMLPKNSLGRAQLTKLKVYAGTEHPHAAQQPTPYTLTQVAQ
- a CDS encoding tRNA pseudouridine synthase A, with protein sequence MDQTAAANPANEPNVDRDGGETRDPHSTRLRLDISYDGTNFFGWGKQPVLRTVQGTIEDALGVIFRRFGVIPSLVVAGRTDAGVHASGQVAHLDLTDAQLHSLDRPRRGNLGGRRYDGPASLARRINGIAGLEADIHVSQSVIAADGFDARFSPLWRRYEYRIADNESPRDPRYRNHTVWYPATLDVDAMNVAAKELLGLHDWAAYCKPREGASTVRWLEHFSWRRNEEGIIVAEVRADAFCHSMVRSLVGAGVFVGQGKLDISRPVDIRDERSKGSEYKVMPAKGLTLVEVGYPPADGLAARAELTRSHRDPLD
- the rplQ gene encoding 50S ribosomal protein L17; this encodes MPTPTKGPRLGGGPAHERLMLANLAAALFTHKSIKTTETRAKRLRPVAERLITFAKKGDLHNRRRAMGIIGDKTVIHELFTVIAPQVEHRDGGYTRITKLGFRKGDNASMVQMELVLEPVTPKKKSPKAAAKAEPKAAAEEPAAQEAPAADDTAASDVATEDVAVEAPAEDAAAETAEEK
- a CDS encoding DNA-directed RNA polymerase subunit alpha, with the protein product MLIAQRPTLAEENISEFRSRFVIEPLEPGFGYTLGNSIRRTLLSSIPGAAVTSIRIDGVLHEFSTVAGVKEDVTEVILNIKNLVVSSEHDEPITAYLRKQGAGEVTAADISAPAGVEIHNPELVIATLNDKAKFELELTIERGRGYVTATQNRSEFSEAGQIPVDSIYSPVLKVTYRVEATRAGERTDFDRLVVDVETKSAITPRDAIASAGRTLTELFGLARELNTAAEGIEIGPAPVDAVLSTELSMPIEDLDLSVRSYNCLKREGINTVSELVALSETQLMNIRNFGQKSVDEVRDKLVEMGLSLKDSVPGFDGAHFYGGYADDETNA
- the rpsK gene encoding 30S ribosomal protein S11; this translates as MAAPKSAARKPRRKEKKNVAVGQAHIKSTFNNTIVTITDPTGAVLSWSSSGVVGFKGSRKSTPYAAQMSAESAARQAQEHGVKKVDVFVKGPGSGRETAIRSLQAAGLEVGSINDVTPQTHNGCRPPKRRRV
- the rpsM gene encoding 30S ribosomal protein S13, which gives rise to MARLAGVDIPRDKRVEVALTYIYGVGRTRALKTLADTQISGEIRVHDLTDDQLIALRDYIEANFQVEGDLRREVAADIRRKVEIGSYQGIRHRKGLPVHGQRTKTNARTRKGPKRTVAGKKKAR
- the rpmJ gene encoding 50S ribosomal protein L36, with the translated sequence MKVNPSVKPMCDHCRVIRRNGRVMIICKSNPRHKQRQG
- the infA gene encoding translation initiation factor IF-1, with amino-acid sequence MAKKDGVIEIEGAVVEALPNAMFRVELSNGHVVLAHISGKMRQNYIRILPEDRVVVELSPYDLTRGRITYRYK